Proteins from a single region of Candidatus Desulfatibia profunda:
- a CDS encoding aldo/keto reductase codes for MTLTSILKNTFGRTGPPVTIVGLGGEGVLRTHGREEEATTVIEEAFAAGIT; via the coding sequence ATGACTCTCACTTCAATTCTTAAAAATACGTTTGGCCGCACAGGACCACCCGTCACGATTGTCGGGCTGGGGGGAGAAGGTGTGTTGAGAACACACGGTCGCGAGGAAGAGGCCACCACGGTTATTGAAGAAGCGTTTGCCGCCGGAATCAC